The following proteins come from a genomic window of Solwaraspora sp. WMMA2065:
- a CDS encoding roadblock/LC7 domain-containing protein, whose translation MSGTNGSVPSPPDPASAELASLKHGVTGVIGSVIAGVDGLLLLHDLTDGTEPHDLAALAAATFGLGRQTGLALRQGPFRESTVRSHKGYFSVYAINDSALLAVLGADGLNVARLHIEARGVAGRLTTMLDEHLANQVRL comes from the coding sequence ATGTCTGGGACCAACGGCAGCGTTCCGTCACCTCCGGATCCGGCGTCCGCTGAACTTGCCTCACTGAAACACGGCGTCACCGGCGTGATCGGCTCGGTGATCGCCGGTGTCGACGGGCTGTTGCTGCTGCACGATCTGACCGACGGGACAGAGCCGCACGACCTGGCGGCGCTCGCGGCGGCGACCTTCGGGCTCGGTCGGCAGACCGGCCTCGCTCTGCGGCAGGGCCCGTTCCGGGAGTCCACCGTCCGCAGTCACAAGGGCTACTTCTCGGTGTACGCGATCAACGACAGTGCGCTACTCGCGGTGCTCGGCGCCGACGGGCTGAACGTCGCCCGGCTGCACATCGAGGCGCGCGGGGTGGCCGGCCGGTTGACCACCATGCTCGACGAGCACCTGGCAAATCAGGTACGGCTCTGA
- a CDS encoding antibiotic biosynthesis monooxygenase family protein, with translation MIIIAGALYVEPAGRPAYLAECQPVVQAARAAKGCRDFSLSADLVEPDRINVYERWESEAELLRFRGSGPSSGQTAAIRDARVERFEVSSVGPP, from the coding sequence TTGATCATCATCGCCGGTGCACTGTACGTAGAGCCCGCCGGCCGGCCGGCATACCTGGCTGAATGCCAACCGGTGGTGCAGGCGGCCCGCGCCGCGAAGGGCTGCCGCGACTTCAGCCTCAGCGCCGACCTGGTCGAGCCGGACCGGATCAACGTCTACGAACGGTGGGAGTCCGAGGCGGAACTGCTCCGCTTCCGGGGCTCGGGGCCGTCGTCGGGGCAGACGGCGGCGATCCGCGACGCTCGGGTCGAGCGTTTCGAGGTGTCGTCCGTAGGCCCGCCGTGA
- a CDS encoding M48 family metallopeptidase: protein MTADDDGTTPTAAASGGTPDAATPDRRRITLTGISSRAWEHPADRGALTALRELRGFDDVVRTFFGMWNERAFRLSYLASAIRVDHRQYPRVHRLLAEAGTALDVPELPELFVTQSPVLGAQAIGLDKPFIVVNTACVQQLDDAELRTLLGHELGHVRSGHAVYQTILAILTRWAANLSWLPVGAIALRAIIAAMLEWWRKAELSGDRAGLLAGQDPAAAQRLLMKLAGGGDLSQIDTAAFLEQAAEYDGGGDLRDSLHKFRMTAWSTHPVPVARAAALRQWIDSGGYAQVLAGDYPRRADDPAASVTEEIKAAAQAYREEFGRSQDPLVGLLRRLGSGAADVGEWASGAAGRARSWMGAASSTGRPGGRRS, encoded by the coding sequence ATGACCGCAGACGACGACGGCACCACGCCAACGGCCGCGGCGAGCGGCGGCACGCCGGACGCCGCCACCCCGGACCGGCGGCGGATCACGCTGACCGGGATCAGCTCCCGTGCCTGGGAGCACCCGGCCGACCGGGGCGCGCTGACCGCGCTCCGTGAGCTGCGTGGCTTCGACGACGTGGTACGGACGTTCTTCGGGATGTGGAACGAGCGGGCGTTCCGGCTCAGCTACCTGGCGTCGGCGATCCGGGTCGACCACCGCCAGTACCCCCGGGTGCACCGGTTGCTCGCCGAGGCGGGGACCGCGCTGGACGTGCCGGAGCTGCCGGAGCTGTTCGTGACCCAGTCCCCGGTGCTCGGCGCCCAGGCCATCGGCCTGGACAAACCGTTCATCGTGGTCAACACCGCCTGCGTACAGCAGCTCGACGACGCCGAGCTGCGGACGCTGCTCGGCCACGAGCTGGGGCACGTCCGCAGTGGTCACGCCGTCTACCAGACAATTCTCGCCATCCTGACCCGCTGGGCGGCGAACCTGAGCTGGCTGCCGGTCGGCGCGATCGCGCTGCGGGCGATCATCGCCGCGATGCTGGAGTGGTGGCGCAAGGCGGAGCTGTCCGGCGACCGTGCCGGGCTGCTCGCCGGTCAGGACCCGGCGGCGGCGCAGCGGCTGCTGATGAAGCTGGCCGGCGGCGGCGACCTCAGCCAGATCGACACCGCCGCGTTCCTGGAGCAGGCTGCCGAGTACGACGGCGGCGGTGACCTGCGGGACAGCCTGCACAAGTTCCGGATGACCGCCTGGAGCACCCACCCGGTGCCGGTGGCGCGGGCCGCGGCACTGCGGCAGTGGATCGACTCCGGTGGGTACGCGCAGGTGCTGGCCGGTGACTACCCACGCCGTGCCGACGACCCGGCCGCTTCGGTGACCGAGGAGATCAAGGCCGCCGCGCAGGCGTACCGCGAGGAGTTCGGCCGCAGCCAGGATCCGTTGGTCGGCCTGCTGCGTCGGCTGGGTTCCGGCGCGGCCGACGTCGGCGAGTGGGCCAGCGGTGCCGCTGGCCGCGCCCGGTCCTGGATGGGCGCGGCCAGCTCCACCGGCCGGCCCGGTGGCCGGCGGAGCTGA
- a CDS encoding glutathione S-transferase C-terminal domain-containing protein, with protein sequence MAKTADGSYVNPGGEFTRDQRYIATRITGDGRDGYPVESHRYRLVVSRACPWANRAIIVRRLLGLEQALSMGVAGPTHDKRSWTFDLDPDGRDPVLGVERLQDAYFARFPGYERGITVPALVDVPTGQVVTNDYAQMTLDLSTEWTAYHRSGAPQLYPEPLRAEIDEVNSVVFADVNNGVYRCGFAGSQHAYEAAYRRLFDRLDWLSTRLENQRYLVGDTITEADVRLFTTLVRFDPVYHGHFKCNRQKLTEMPVLWAYARDLFQTPGFGDTIDFDHIKRHYYEVHRDINPTGVVPAGPDLANWLTPHGRERLGGRPFGTGSPPGPPPAAERVPTGHTPLN encoded by the coding sequence ATGGCGAAGACGGCAGACGGCAGCTACGTCAACCCCGGCGGTGAGTTCACCCGCGATCAGCGGTACATCGCGACCCGGATCACCGGCGACGGGCGCGATGGATATCCGGTAGAATCGCATCGATACCGGCTGGTGGTCAGCAGGGCATGTCCGTGGGCAAACCGGGCGATCATCGTCCGCCGGCTGCTCGGTCTGGAACAGGCCCTGTCGATGGGCGTGGCCGGGCCGACCCACGACAAGCGCAGCTGGACCTTTGACCTCGACCCGGACGGACGGGATCCAGTGCTCGGTGTCGAACGGCTGCAGGACGCCTACTTCGCCCGATTTCCCGGCTACGAGCGCGGCATCACCGTGCCGGCGTTGGTCGACGTGCCGACCGGGCAGGTGGTGACCAACGACTACGCCCAGATGACCCTCGACCTGTCCACCGAGTGGACCGCGTACCACCGCAGCGGCGCGCCGCAGCTCTACCCGGAGCCGCTACGCGCCGAGATCGACGAGGTCAACTCGGTGGTCTTCGCCGACGTGAACAACGGGGTCTACCGCTGCGGGTTCGCCGGTAGCCAGCACGCCTACGAAGCGGCGTACCGACGATTGTTCGACCGGCTCGACTGGCTCTCCACGCGACTGGAGAACCAGCGCTACCTGGTCGGCGACACCATCACCGAAGCCGACGTACGGCTGTTCACCACGCTGGTGCGCTTCGACCCCGTCTACCACGGACACTTCAAGTGCAACCGGCAGAAGCTGACCGAGATGCCGGTGCTCTGGGCGTACGCCCGGGATCTGTTCCAGACGCCGGGATTCGGGGACACCATCGACTTCGATCACATCAAACGGCATTACTACGAGGTCCACCGGGACATCAATCCGACCGGGGTGGTACCGGCCGGCCCGGACCTGGCCAACTGGCTGACCCCGCACGGACGCGAGCGGCTCGGCGGGCGCCCGTTCGGCACCGGCAGCCCGCCGGGGCCGCCACCGGCCGCCGAGCGCGTGCCGACCGGTCACACCCCGCTGAACTGA
- a CDS encoding dipeptidase — translation MTTAIPTAADLRSAIAREMPGVRADLERLIRIPGIAFDGFDHSQVERSAAAVAELARGCGLDVQVVRAGGQPAVLGRRPAPPGAPTVLLYAHHDVQPVGDPALWSSDPFEPVERDGRLYGRGAADDKAGVMAHVAALRAFGDALPVGVVLFVEGEEEYGSESLSRLLDAHRDELAADVIVIADSANWEIGVPALTTSLRGLVNCFVEVRTLEQAVHSGMFGGPVPDALTALCRLLATLHDEAGDVAVPGLVGRTGAAVDLPEQRLRAEAGMVDGVRFTGTGALTDRLWTKPALAVLGIDAPATDGAPNALVPAARAKLSLRLAPGDDPSAAYAALTAHLRAQAPWGARVEVSLESDGDACVIDAAGLYFDAARAAFAAAWDGVAPVDVGVGGSIPFIATFQEMFPDAAILVTGVEDPYTGAHGPNESLHLGEFARVCLAEAFLLAAVADPAIQLRGLPPVR, via the coding sequence ATGACGACTGCCATCCCCACCGCCGCCGACCTGCGGTCCGCCATCGCCCGGGAGATGCCCGGAGTTCGCGCCGACCTGGAGCGGCTGATCCGCATCCCCGGTATCGCCTTCGACGGGTTCGACCACAGCCAGGTGGAGCGGTCCGCTGCGGCGGTCGCCGAGCTGGCCCGGGGCTGCGGGCTGGACGTGCAGGTGGTCCGGGCCGGCGGGCAGCCGGCGGTGCTCGGCCGCCGGCCGGCGCCGCCCGGTGCCCCGACGGTGCTGCTGTATGCCCACCACGACGTGCAGCCGGTTGGTGATCCGGCGCTGTGGTCGAGTGACCCGTTCGAGCCGGTGGAGCGGGACGGCCGGCTGTACGGGCGGGGTGCCGCCGACGACAAGGCCGGAGTCATGGCGCACGTCGCCGCGCTGCGGGCGTTCGGTGACGCGTTGCCGGTCGGTGTGGTGCTCTTCGTCGAGGGGGAGGAGGAGTACGGCAGCGAGTCGCTGTCCCGACTGCTCGACGCCCACCGCGACGAGCTCGCCGCCGACGTGATCGTGATCGCCGACTCGGCGAACTGGGAGATCGGTGTACCGGCGTTGACCACGTCGCTGCGTGGTCTGGTCAACTGTTTCGTCGAGGTCCGTACCCTCGAACAGGCGGTGCACAGTGGCATGTTCGGCGGTCCGGTGCCGGACGCGCTGACCGCGCTCTGCCGGCTGCTGGCCACCCTGCACGACGAGGCCGGGGATGTGGCGGTACCGGGCCTGGTCGGCCGGACCGGCGCCGCCGTCGACCTGCCCGAGCAGCGGTTGCGGGCCGAGGCCGGCATGGTCGACGGGGTGCGGTTCACCGGCACCGGAGCGTTGACCGACCGGCTGTGGACCAAGCCGGCGCTGGCCGTGCTCGGCATCGACGCCCCGGCCACCGACGGCGCTCCGAACGCCCTGGTGCCGGCGGCGCGGGCCAAGCTGAGCCTGCGGTTGGCCCCGGGTGACGACCCGTCGGCGGCGTACGCGGCGCTGACCGCGCACCTGCGGGCACAGGCCCCGTGGGGGGCGCGGGTCGAGGTGAGCCTGGAAAGTGACGGCGACGCCTGCGTGATCGACGCGGCCGGTCTGTACTTCGACGCCGCCCGGGCGGCGTTCGCGGCGGCGTGGGACGGCGTGGCGCCGGTGGACGTCGGTGTCGGCGGTTCGATTCCGTTCATCGCCACGTTCCAGGAGATGTTTCCGGACGCGGCGATCCTGGTGACCGGGGTGGAGGACCCGTACACCGGCGCGCACGGGCCGAACGAGAGCCTGCACCTGGGCGAGTTCGCCCGGGTCTGCCTGGCCGAGGCGTTCCTGCTCGCGGCGGTGGCGGATCCGGCGATTCAGCTGCGCGGGCTTCCGCCGGTACGCTAG
- a CDS encoding Clp protease N-terminal domain-containing protein, which yields MSEYLPLGNPVRLDDLIAGIKQASDDRLAQLSNAVVVGDHLGELADHLIGHFVDQARRSGASWTEIGRSIGVSKQAAQKRFVPKTPEEPNDLDPQQGFSRFTPQARNAVVAAQHEARRAGNDEITTGHLVLALLADLDSLAARVLADRVGDLDRIRQVAATALPPAVDHVPELVPFDAQVRKVLELTFREALRFDDRMVGTAHILLALLEYAAGAGPLADLGVTKPDVETYVRSAASREDLPAA from the coding sequence ATGTCCGAATATCTGCCGCTCGGCAATCCGGTCCGCCTCGACGACCTGATCGCCGGGATCAAACAAGCCAGTGACGACCGACTCGCCCAGCTCAGCAACGCCGTCGTCGTCGGCGACCACCTCGGCGAACTCGCCGATCACCTGATCGGTCACTTCGTCGATCAGGCCCGCCGGTCCGGCGCGTCGTGGACCGAGATCGGGCGCAGCATCGGGGTCAGCAAACAGGCCGCGCAGAAGCGGTTCGTACCGAAGACCCCGGAGGAACCCAACGACCTCGACCCGCAGCAGGGGTTCAGCCGGTTCACTCCGCAGGCCCGCAACGCGGTGGTCGCCGCCCAGCACGAGGCCCGCCGGGCCGGCAACGACGAGATCACCACCGGGCACCTCGTCCTGGCCCTGCTGGCCGACCTGGACAGCCTCGCCGCCCGGGTTCTGGCGGATCGGGTGGGCGACCTGGACCGGATTCGTCAGGTGGCGGCGACGGCCCTGCCGCCGGCGGTCGACCACGTGCCGGAGCTCGTCCCTTTCGACGCCCAGGTGCGCAAGGTGCTGGAGCTGACTTTCCGCGAGGCGCTACGGTTCGACGACCGGATGGTCGGGACGGCCCACATCCTGCTCGCCCTGCTGGAGTACGCCGCCGGGGCCGGCCCGCTGGCCGATCTGGGAGTCACCAAACCCGACGTCGAGACGTACGTCCGCTCTGCGGCCTCTCGGGAGGACCTGCCGGCGGCCTGA
- a CDS encoding YihY/virulence factor BrkB family protein, with translation MTERRSPGDPDRPPVGPDEGPDHPARLSASSLWAAARRTIREFTADAVPDLAAGLTYYGVLSIFPGLLVLVAVLGLLGGGATDDVQGVIGGLAPGEIGGFLDQSIAQVRENSDTAGLVAVVGLLAAFWSASSYIGAFMRAANAIYDVPEGRPIWKTLPIRLGVTAVIGLMLIASALIVVFTGELAARTGELLGVGREAVAAWDVAKWPVLVVLVSLMFSILYWATPNARQGGFRWVSPGSVLAVLLWLLVSAGFAFYVANFGSYNETYGAIASVIVFLVWLWLTNIAILLGGELDAELERGRAIAAGHPDDREPYLELRDTRKLPANRRPTTAETDG, from the coding sequence GTGACTGAACGCCGGAGCCCGGGCGATCCGGACCGGCCGCCGGTGGGGCCGGACGAGGGGCCGGACCACCCGGCCCGGCTGTCTGCCTCGTCGCTGTGGGCAGCCGCTCGGCGTACGATCCGCGAGTTCACCGCCGACGCAGTGCCCGACCTGGCCGCCGGGCTCACCTACTACGGCGTACTGTCGATCTTTCCTGGCTTGTTGGTGCTGGTGGCGGTGCTCGGGCTGCTCGGCGGCGGCGCCACCGACGACGTCCAGGGCGTGATCGGCGGTCTCGCGCCCGGCGAGATCGGCGGCTTCCTCGACCAGTCGATTGCCCAGGTCCGGGAGAATTCCGACACGGCTGGCCTGGTGGCCGTCGTCGGTCTGCTCGCCGCGTTCTGGTCGGCGTCCAGCTACATCGGGGCCTTCATGCGGGCCGCCAACGCCATCTACGACGTGCCGGAGGGTCGCCCGATCTGGAAGACGTTGCCGATCCGGCTGGGCGTCACCGCCGTCATCGGGCTGATGCTGATTGCCAGCGCCCTGATCGTCGTCTTCACCGGGGAACTGGCCGCCCGGACCGGGGAACTGCTGGGTGTCGGACGGGAGGCGGTCGCCGCCTGGGACGTCGCCAAGTGGCCGGTGCTGGTGGTCCTGGTCAGTCTGATGTTCTCGATCCTGTACTGGGCCACGCCGAACGCCCGGCAGGGCGGGTTCCGGTGGGTGAGTCCGGGCAGCGTCCTGGCGGTGCTGCTCTGGCTGCTGGTCTCCGCCGGATTCGCGTTCTACGTCGCCAACTTCGGGTCGTACAACGAGACCTACGGCGCCATCGCCAGCGTGATCGTCTTCCTCGTCTGGTTGTGGCTGACCAACATCGCGATCCTGCTCGGCGGCGAGTTGGACGCCGAACTGGAGCGTGGCCGGGCGATCGCGGCCGGCCATCCGGACGACCGCGAGCCGTATCTCGAACTGCGGGACACCCGCAAACTGCCCGCCAACCGTCGACCGACAACCGCCGAGACTGACGGCTGA
- a CDS encoding cobyric acid synthase: MPGNAGPAGGGGLLVAGTTSDAGKSLLTAGICRWLNRRGVRVAPFKAQNMSNNSAVVVGSDGRGGEIGRAQAVQAAACGLEPQVRFNPVLLKPGSDRSSQVVLLGEAVDTVTATNYRAMRSRLADTVHATLAELRGEYDVVICEGAGSPTEINLRAGDFVNLGLARHAGLPAIVVGDIDRGGVFAAMFGTVALLSAEDQAHIAGFVINKFRGDQELLRPGVDMLHQVTGRPTYGVLPWQPDLWLDGEDSLAYGGTIGRPAAPRGRDILRVAAVRLPRISNATDLEALATEPGVQVRLTVDPTEVAAADLVVLPGTRSTVDDLAWLRGTGLAAAVTAHASAGRPLLGICGGFQMLGRVIHDEVESRRGSVPGLGLLPVEITFAERKTVTRSAGRAYSDVPVRGYEIHHGYVSRSDGSTSPLFTGTSTEVGTGTGAGPGTSGGTEGTRLGSVYGTHWHGAFESDEFRRRYLTDVARRAGRHGFTVAPDTSFAALRQRGLDLLGDLVEEHLDTAALWRLIESGPPAGLPFIPPGAPR, translated from the coding sequence GTGCCGGGGAATGCTGGCCCCGCCGGTGGTGGTGGCCTACTGGTCGCCGGGACCACCTCCGACGCGGGCAAGAGCCTGCTTACCGCCGGGATCTGTCGATGGCTCAACCGGCGCGGAGTGCGGGTCGCGCCGTTCAAGGCACAGAACATGTCCAACAACTCGGCGGTGGTTGTCGGGTCCGACGGCCGGGGCGGTGAGATCGGTCGGGCCCAGGCGGTGCAGGCAGCCGCCTGCGGGCTGGAGCCGCAGGTGCGGTTCAACCCGGTCCTGCTCAAACCGGGCAGTGACCGGTCCAGCCAGGTCGTGCTGCTGGGGGAGGCGGTCGACACCGTCACCGCGACCAACTACCGCGCGATGCGCTCCCGCCTCGCCGACACCGTGCACGCCACCCTCGCCGAGCTGCGTGGCGAGTATGACGTGGTGATCTGTGAAGGGGCCGGCAGCCCAACCGAGATCAACCTGCGGGCGGGCGACTTCGTCAACCTCGGGCTGGCCCGGCACGCCGGGCTGCCGGCGATCGTCGTCGGTGACATCGACCGGGGCGGCGTCTTCGCCGCCATGTTCGGCACCGTCGCCCTGCTCAGTGCAGAGGACCAGGCACACATCGCCGGGTTCGTGATCAACAAGTTCCGTGGTGATCAGGAGCTGCTGCGACCCGGGGTCGACATGCTGCACCAGGTGACCGGCCGACCCACCTACGGGGTGCTGCCCTGGCAGCCCGATCTCTGGCTGGACGGCGAGGACTCACTGGCGTACGGCGGGACGATCGGACGGCCCGCGGCGCCGCGCGGCCGCGACATCCTGCGGGTCGCGGCGGTGCGACTGCCCCGGATCTCCAACGCCACCGATCTCGAAGCGCTCGCCACCGAGCCCGGCGTGCAGGTCCGGCTCACCGTCGACCCGACCGAGGTCGCCGCCGCCGACCTCGTCGTCCTGCCCGGCACCAGGTCGACCGTGGACGACCTGGCCTGGTTGCGGGGGACCGGGCTGGCTGCGGCGGTGACCGCGCACGCCAGCGCCGGCCGCCCGCTGCTCGGCATCTGCGGCGGTTTCCAGATGCTCGGCCGGGTGATCCACGACGAGGTGGAGAGCCGCCGGGGCAGCGTACCGGGGCTCGGCCTGCTGCCCGTCGAGATCACCTTCGCCGAGCGTAAGACCGTCACCCGCAGCGCGGGGCGGGCCTACAGTGACGTGCCGGTGCGCGGCTACGAAATTCACCATGGGTACGTCTCCCGGTCCGACGGGTCGACCTCGCCGCTGTTCACCGGCACCAGCACCGAGGTGGGCACCGGCACCGGAGCCGGCCCTGGCACGTCGGGCGGCACCGAGGGCACGCGGCTCGGCTCGGTGTACGGCACACACTGGCACGGTGCCTTCGAGTCCGACGAGTTTCGTCGCCGCTACCTCACCGACGTGGCCCGCCGGGCCGGCCGGCACGGCTTCACCGTCGCACCGGACACCAGCTTCGCTGCGCTGCGCCAACGCGGACTGGATCTGCTCGGCGACCTGGTCGAGGAGCACCTGGACACCGCCGCGCTGTGGCGGCTGATCGAGTCCGGGCCGCCGGCCGGACTACCGTTCATCCCACCTGGAGCTCCCCGGTGA
- a CDS encoding plasmid pRiA4b ORF-3 family protein translates to MDGTDNPEPCDCPGCSEETGDVIGTLLSGAAALVDDDDPIAAELTGAMFVAMVGDEPDPDGVRPLRDGLIPQLADRGGPEAVALLTAIAAVSPPPAAEVARVAATTLAGTGVPMPKWADEVAAEVTVDDCWRIDSPDGTDSVFTVAFRRAGRTHAMMVIVDHADCSAAQDILLLDGDQLPAALDELTRDPGTTRTRLDPADLRWHVEQALDARSVHDEADDELDDEPEPDDDEGPPYPVLATLLDARLATMPESDRPPAPHHDAGPDDLADLLPGLLHGGAFPAQRRPGPVRPAPARKLPAKRKKSQGPAPVYQVDVVLADSEPPVRRQLEVVGDTPLEDLHHVIQSAFDWDDSHLHLFETPYGDFAPPGDRTGHQSERKVTLEQVAPAVGDTITYRYDFGDDWTHKVTVVAVTDRDPTAVYPRCTGGERAAPPEDCGGVWGYAHLLDVLADPSHPEYADRRDWLGLDDGQAPLDPARFDPDVIERRLAALR, encoded by the coding sequence ATGGACGGCACCGACAACCCCGAACCGTGCGACTGCCCCGGCTGCAGTGAGGAGACCGGCGACGTCATCGGCACCCTGCTGAGCGGCGCCGCCGCCCTGGTCGACGACGACGATCCGATCGCCGCCGAACTCACCGGGGCGATGTTCGTCGCGATGGTCGGCGACGAACCCGACCCCGACGGCGTTCGCCCACTCCGCGACGGGCTCATCCCGCAGCTCGCCGACCGAGGCGGTCCCGAGGCGGTGGCGCTGCTGACCGCGATCGCCGCAGTGTCCCCACCGCCCGCCGCCGAGGTGGCCAGAGTTGCGGCGACGACCCTCGCCGGGACCGGCGTACCGATGCCGAAGTGGGCCGACGAGGTCGCCGCCGAGGTGACGGTGGACGACTGCTGGCGGATCGACAGCCCCGACGGGACCGACTCGGTCTTCACCGTCGCCTTCCGGCGGGCCGGCCGTACCCACGCCATGATGGTGATCGTCGACCACGCTGACTGCTCGGCCGCCCAGGACATCCTGCTGCTGGACGGTGACCAGCTGCCGGCGGCCCTGGACGAACTGACCCGGGATCCGGGCACCACCCGGACCCGACTCGACCCGGCCGACCTGCGGTGGCACGTCGAGCAGGCGTTGGACGCCCGCAGCGTGCACGACGAGGCCGACGACGAACTCGACGACGAACCGGAACCCGACGACGACGAGGGGCCGCCGTACCCGGTGCTGGCCACCCTGCTGGACGCCCGACTGGCCACCATGCCGGAGTCGGACCGGCCGCCGGCCCCGCACCACGACGCCGGTCCCGACGACCTGGCGGACCTGCTCCCCGGCCTGCTGCACGGCGGTGCCTTCCCCGCGCAGCGCCGTCCCGGGCCGGTCCGGCCGGCACCGGCGCGCAAACTGCCGGCCAAACGGAAGAAGTCACAGGGACCGGCGCCGGTCTACCAGGTCGACGTGGTGCTGGCCGACAGCGAGCCACCCGTCCGGCGACAGCTGGAAGTCGTGGGTGACACTCCGTTGGAGGACCTGCACCACGTGATCCAGTCGGCGTTCGACTGGGACGACAGCCATCTGCACCTGTTCGAGACGCCGTACGGCGATTTCGCACCGCCGGGTGACCGGACCGGGCACCAGTCGGAGCGCAAGGTCACCCTGGAGCAGGTCGCCCCGGCCGTCGGCGACACGATCACCTACCGGTACGACTTCGGCGACGACTGGACCCACAAGGTCACCGTCGTGGCGGTCACCGACCGCGACCCGACGGCGGTCTACCCCCGGTGTACGGGTGGCGAGCGGGCCGCCCCGCCGGAGGACTGCGGCGGTGTCTGGGGCTACGCCCACCTGCTCGACGTGCTGGCCGACCCGTCCCATCCGGAGTACGCGGACCGACGCGACTGGCTCGGTCTCGACGACGGGCAGGCACCGCTGGACCCGGCGCGGTTCGATCCCGACGTGATCGAGCGGCGGCTGGCCGCGCTGCGCTGA